Proteins from a genomic interval of Arachis hypogaea cultivar Tifrunner chromosome 10, arahy.Tifrunner.gnm2.J5K5, whole genome shotgun sequence:
- the LOC112715249 gene encoding small ribosomal subunit protein uS13c-like: MAQTLAMPIAPSLALISNSRPLSRAVYFPVLNPPKVRELSIECARVGGVEIPNNKRIEFSLQYIHGIRRSRARKILCDISMDNKVTKDLSEEDLITLRDEVSKYVIEGDLRRFNALNIRRLKEIQCYRG, from the exons ATGGCACAAACGCTAGCGATGCCTATAGCTCCCTCTCTCGCCCTAATCTCAAACtccagacctctttccagagcTGTCTATTTCCCTGTTCTCAACCCTCCCAAG GTGAGAGAGTTAAGCATAGAGTGCGCTCGAGTTGGCGGAGTGGAGATTCCGAACAACAAGAGAATTGAGTTCTCGCTACAGTACATCCATGGAATCAGAAGGAGCAGAGCTCGCAAGATTCTCTGCGATATAAGCATGGACAACAAGGTCACTAAGGATCTCAGCGAAGAGGATCTCATCACTCTTAGAGATGAAGTCTCCAAATACGTCATTGAAGGAGATTTG AGGAGGTTTAATGCGCTGAATATAAGGAGATTGAAGGAGATTCAATGTTACAGAGGATAG